One Halarcobacter ebronensis genomic window carries:
- a CDS encoding AraC family transcriptional regulator, which yields MKKDTIHQREDIVNRTFYYIYKNLEFKITLDELAKINHVSKFHYHRIIKESTGKTLFEIICDERLKKAANLLITNTHSTISEIANKCGYISHSSFIKAFKARYQYTPKQWRNGKYKEFSKSILEDFTSNKKFSDIEPQIKVCKEIHCAYIRHKGYNKSIKKCWDKLSAIAYTYSIKEYKEIALFHDNPVITPQDNCSYVACISVDKDFKAISTFDIPESLYAVFYLKGVYGDVLNLIRYVYHYWLPNSGYEAKTIPAYAIYHKNYFLTGMKDFEIELFIPISVE from the coding sequence ATGAAAAAAGATACCATTCACCAAAGAGAAGATATTGTAAATAGAACTTTTTATTATATTTACAAAAATTTAGAGTTTAAAATTACTTTAGATGAACTTGCTAAAATCAATCATGTAAGTAAATTTCACTATCATAGAATAATAAAAGAGTCAACAGGTAAAACACTTTTTGAAATCATTTGTGATGAAAGACTTAAAAAAGCAGCAAATTTACTTATTACAAATACCCACTCAACAATTAGTGAAATAGCAAATAAGTGTGGTTATATTTCTCACTCCTCTTTTATAAAAGCTTTTAAAGCAAGGTATCAATATACGCCAAAACAATGGAGAAATGGAAAATATAAAGAGTTTTCAAAATCTATTTTAGAGGATTTTACTTCAAACAAAAAATTTAGTGATATTGAACCTCAAATAAAAGTTTGTAAAGAGATTCACTGTGCTTATATAAGGCATAAAGGCTATAACAAATCCATAAAAAAATGTTGGGACAAACTTAGTGCCATTGCATATACTTATTCAATAAAGGAGTATAAGGAGATAGCACTATTTCATGATAATCCAGTAATAACGCCACAAGATAATTGCTCATATGTGGCATGTATTAGTGTAGACAAAGATTTTAAAGCAATTAGCACCTTTGATATTCCCGAATCCCTTTATGCAGTTTTTTATCTAAAAGGAGTATATGGAGATGTTTTAAACCTAATTAGATATGTTTATCACTATTGGTTGCCAAACTCAGGTTATGAAGCCAAAACAATTCCAGCTTATGCAATATATCATAAAAACTACTTTTTAACTGGAATGAAAGATTTTGAAATAGAACTCTTTATCCCAATAAGTGTTGAATAA